Genomic segment of Arctopsyche grandis isolate Sample6627 chromosome 3, ASM5162203v2, whole genome shotgun sequence:
CTACGCTTGTTTGCGAATGTATCATACTTCTTTTGCCGGCACTGACTACTGGAACGTTTATCTCCGATATCGAACAGTAGTCGGGCTCGGTGCCAACGCTCGATTTGGTCGATCCGCATACGGAGTCGTGCTTTGCCCTGGAGTTTGGAACGTCAGCCTTCCGTTGAATTGACTCAACGGTTTCAGAGTTCAACAAAGGAGTGGTCGTCGGCAAAGCACTGTTCAGCTTAAACTTAGAAACTAGATTCTTCGGCTTCGGTGGTAACGCCGGCGGCACTCTAGGAACTTTTCTCCTGCACATCGTCACTACTTGACTGTTTCCGACTTTGATTTCCATGTCGACGTAATGATTAGCGTTCATTTTATTCTCTAAACTCATTGCCATATTTTTAACAACGGACACTTTCTTTGAGCCGTCGTTAACCTTGTTCACACTGTTTATTGATCTCGGTAAAGGAACTGGTTTCAATTTACTCTTTTGCATATTGCTTATGGGTATGTTACATGGCTTCGTTATAATCGGCTCATAATCGTTGCTATAAATGCTTTGCACTTCATAGTTGAATCCCTCCGAGTTTGTAGGAATTTCATAACTATGCTCCGAAGCAGTTTCAAGACTAAACttgacaattttattattactgcgCCTTATATCTGATCTTTGTACGTCTTTTTGGGATTTGTTAAGGATCTCTTCTCCGTTTCTTTTGACGTGTTCTTCGAAAGATATGCTATTTAAGGTTGAGAATTGTACTCTCTTCGTTGAAGCTTTCGGACTAGCCGATTCGTGAGGCCTTGGATTGTCAGTCGTGCTCTCGTCGAGTGAGTTTtgcaataaaatttgattaacaCACTCCAGTACGGGATTGTTCTTATATATTTCACAAGTTTGGTCTTCGTCTTGATCGCTCGCACTGGCATACCAATTTTCACTTGGTTCATTGTCAAATTTGTTACCACTCTCAAAACTTCCATTGACTAATTTGCTATTACTATTATTTGGCACATCTTTACGATTCGTTGTATTATCGTTGCTacttttgcttttgctttttgtctTTCGACAAGTGTTGGTAGGTGTCGGCAGGTACTCGGATGGTATTTTAGCCATCGCGTCGTTCATGACGGTGTCGTTGAATGTTGCAACTAAAATGTCATCTGCTGATTTGCATCTGTATCTGTTTAACTTCTCCTTCTTTATGGCATAATGGCATTCCAATTCAGGTTCTGGATCGCTGCTATTCGTGTACCAGGGTTTATCAATGTCTGCATTGGATTGTTTTTTGGATTTGCTTTCAAAATTATCGCTTGTTGAATAGTCTTGAAATGATAATCTTTCAGACAAAGGTTGTTTTCTTATTCCATgcaaattatcaatttttttacttaaagaTTCTTctctatgaatatttttatgtaatcgcAACTGCACACTGTCGTTCAAAATGGTTTTTTCGCTGCTTTGTGACGCGTTTAGCAATTCGTCAATTCTGTTAGAAGCCCTTTCTATATCCTTAGTTATCTCCTCGCCTATATCATAATTTGAACAATCTTCATTCAAGCGGAATTTAGAGTCTTTTTCAGATTGAGCTCCATCTTCTGCACTGCTGCTGCTTACTTGACTCCTATTGCTTTGTCGCTTTTGAACTGTATCCAAGTAAGCGCTACTGTGTTTCCTACCAGAGAACTTTCTAGATCTTCTAGTTACATCTTTCCTAACAAAAGCTTGCTTATTCTTTACATAAGTGCCTCCTTTCGCTTGATTAAAACAAGCGTCACTGCTCTCGAAAACTTCTTCACTGGAACTTGTATTGTCATGGTTGACAAGCTCACTCTTAGGCAGCTGAAAACTTTTGCTCAGACGCGAATTTTTTTGAAAGTGCTGTTGCTGTTTCTCTTGAAAGCTGAGACTTCGCTCAAAGTTGTTAGGATTATGCGATTCAACGCTGTCCAAACTATGAAATTCTGGATCGGTCTCTATATTTGTCTGCTCGCTCGTCGATCCGATTAAATGTTGACAATTCCTACAGTACGTCGAATTCTTGAGCAGCGGATCTTGCTTCAATTTTTTGATTTGCTCTCGCTGCAGTTGCAACTGTACGTTTTTAGTGTGAAGCTGTTGGTTAATTTGTTTTTGCTCCCTCTTCAACTTGGCTTCTAGGATGAATAAAGCGTGAAGAAGCGCCGTGAGCTGTTGGTCTCTTGCCTGAAGCCGTTTGGCTGCTGTCGAGTTGTGACTAGCCAATTTGAGAGTTAGATCTCCAGTTTTTTGTTGCTGACGAGCTAAAGCTTCCGATTGAATCCTCAAAGCTCGATGAACATTGGCCAGCTCGCGTCTCAGCTCGACGACCTCTCCCGCACCTTGTCCATTTGAAGAATTGCTTCCACTGGCATTTCCGCTCGTGTCCATctgaaattatcaaaataatcacgttaaaattttgaaatttcaatgattCGACTTAAAATAACAACGCATACACATTTTATCGGAAAACATTTCCTTGTAATGAAATTTGAACGGAAACGGACTATCTTGCACAACGGAGTTCGTTACACTTCCGTCGTAGATTGAACCCCTGCGCCACTTTTTACTATCCAAAAGCGCATTTAACTCTTATCGACTAATTAATTTAGTACTAATGTTCAAAAGTCGATGGAAAGTCGTCATAGTTAGTTCACAGATGACTAATGCGGTCACGTAAACCTTCACCTATTACCCATTGTGGTCAAATTAACAAATTACTTTCCTCATTTGAGGCAATTGCACGATACATTATTGAACCATTtaactatctatgtatgtatgtatgtacatatctggaTGTGAATCGCTTTTGGTCGCTGACTCCGAATTACGAAATCGTTGCAATGACACCGCAAAATGTCGGGCCCAAATTGGTTCGGACAAAGAAAATACCAGAAGCCCCTTTGAACCAGTGCTAATAATGACTAATTTGCGATAAGCTAGCACTCTTGTGCGAAAATGACACAAAGAATAGAGAAATATTCGCGACCATTGCGTGTACTTACCGCTATTACCGGAAGTATTTAGAAgagtaaaaataagtaaaaccaaattgaaaaaaaaacgacaatCAGTGGACACTTGAAATGAACAGAACggtaaagtatatatgtacgtccatTGGGACATCCTGTTGATGGTGGCTGAAGTACAGTTAAAAGTAACGATTATAACGATTGAGAAAATCAACTCTGCTATAAACCATTTAATTGGATGGTAGTTTTCTAAAATGTCAAGTAGTGGCTTTTTtgtgattgtttttattttcgcgAAAGAAAATCGGTAGCGAAGCAGttaaaacaatgaaatgttAAAACGATGACGGAACGAAGAGGCAGAAACAAGTTGAAGATAGTTGATAAGATATAATAATTTAAGGGAACACAAGTGcagtttgaataaattaaagcgTTATCTTgacaatgtacatatgctatctttacatacatacatacattacaaatGCGATAAAAATAGCtgcattatttgttaaaaaagtaATCGCATTCTTTCGAGCGTCGAAACAAAACTTTTTTCATGCACTTAAACTTGAAATAAAAAGTGGAACATATTCGTAAGAAGAAAGCGAAAGTATTAACAAGTATACTATGTATACTAGTTTccccttttttattatataccacTTTATATTcagttaaattgaaattgattgattgcaaaaaaaataattgacttGACATTTCAAAGGGGAAGGGGACGTGGTGTGAAAATTGCATGTTAATAAACTACATTGTATTATTCGAGAATTTTGTCATGGAATGACAACAGTTGAGCACTTCCGTATCATAGACTTGCAtagaataaaatagaaaaaaaacgcATATAAATTCTTTGTCGTATCATTTCGTTACACAGTCGACGATAACGAGCAATTTTCTTTGCAATTTATTTATGGTTTGATAACAATGCGATCGGGCATGGTTCCTATTCGTTACCTCGCGAGCACGTATCAAACTTCTCGTATGAATAAATCCAACGATGAGGAAAATCCCTGACCCTAATGATTATGCACACATTTAATTGATTTCACTATTGTTTCATTTCCCCCTTTGCGATGGTTGCTATACGTCGCGCTACGGCAGCAAAATTCAATGTCGCCAACTGTCAAACGAGCGGTTAATTAATTCGAAGCGgacttttttattgtttgtttatcGGGGAGAGAGAGAGCTATTTTAAAATCACTCTCTCGAACAAAAGAGAAAGGTTTTCcacattttgatttttacgCAGACGGAGGACGGTGGCAACATCCGCCGAGGTCCGCTTCGGTCATTCGCGCTGATGTCGCTCTTCGAAAAGACATAACTTGGGCAACAGTAGGGCAAGAGAGAGGTGGTCGTGACGACAAAACGGGGCCATTGGGGCGAAGAGCGCCCCGGGCCGGCAGCTCACGGCGAGTATGCACACAGGAGACCAAAGGGGAAAAAATCTGTTGAACCGAACTGAATCACACAATGCCCACCaactcatatgtatatttcgctCGAATCGTGGAagacatttacatatttagttCGAAATCTGCATTTTTGACCGTTAAAATGCAAACGGTGCGTGCGCGCATGTACGGATGGAAATCGAGCTGTTACGACTGAACCGCTCCCGATTTGACTTGACGTTTGAAGTTGGGAACAATACTAGATTTCAACGTatcaacttttttttcaatacattacGATTActtttaatcataataatataaacacgtTTGTATgctttttcataatattattgcttgaaaatacgtatatattgaaTGTTTCATAACATTTATATGAAACTAACATAGCCCCTTATATGGGATttcatattagaaaaattaatttgaaaaacaaaagaattttattttatttaagtatttatatgagtttatatgaaaacaaatacatacgtgCAGTCTAAACATGGTTCTTTATAAAACCATTAACTTACTAAagcatatttttcaatataaactttattttataactttattgcgtgatatgtatgtatgtttgtaaaaaaacttgtaacattttatataataacatattttttgtttaatatagcTCACATTTCGTAAGTCTGCTTATTCATAAACTCAAAAACagaataggcttgtaaaaatacagGTAAGTTAGTTCCTTCTATAATATCATATAACATATTGTTCTGTACATCTAATAAAATCTATTACACATGCATAAACTTTTTCATACTATCTCTgacttattaataatatatagtgtgaaaaaaaaagtttttttaaaacataactcttctatacataatttgtatataaaattattattttgaataaaaatgtcaataattttatttattgaaaacaatcggataagaggcaaactttttcctgaattgtaatcgtaagtgaaacgtaaaggaggtatgtaataaaaagacaagttacaggcgtttaaataattaaaatctgacaaaacgagagggtggcggaaagtcaaacatagcAGGTTACTGACCCCTAAACGTCAAGATGTccaaaatgtttgcatttttaaacgtgtctattacgattatttttcaccgtcgtattggcggaattgatttaaatatctatcgttgaccaaaccgcgcaaaatggcaacgtttcaaaacgatcggaagaatgtaggatataatataataatatgttgtcagaccaatgagccaagtgaaatatagaagagccttgtaataaaaataataatgagctaagtgaaatatagaagaaccttgtaaaaaatgtaGTCTTACGAGTCGGATAAACTGATCCAAAGTACACACTGGCGGCTTCTTATCAAGAAATTTGCATGTAATTtaacaatgttgaaataaaatgaatattaatttcttcgtACGCAAACGTCAAATAAACCACTAAACATAATTACGTATTAATAAGATTCAAAAATATTCATCGTTCGTTGGCTCGAATCTCTCCACTAAAACTATACGGATCGATGAAAGTGTTACCGTGTCTATTGAATGAGGCCACTCGGCTGATCATTATCCGTTCAttagaattcaacattgtaacATCTTCCGATACACTTTTCGTTTGTAATGATGCCGAAATGTGCTAATGAATATTAATCATTTCGGCTACGCTATATGTCGCAAAATATTCAAtgcaaattcaaaattaatacaGCCTGTCAGCTAGTAGTACACTGAACTTGCACAttgaatacaattatttttaaaattgctgCATTTTCATGAAACAATACATGCGTATGTAAACTAGAGAGGGGCGGGGGAGGAGATTGCGCATTAATTTAACACGTCGTCTTCTCAATTTTGTAAGGGGCACAAAGGTGTTAGAGACGCGTCGACAAAATGGTGTCTTTTCTGCGGTTGTAATTCGCATCTGAACAAACATAAACAAAGAACACATCGCGTCGATGCCGATAACGAAAAATGTGGCAGTTTGGAAAATAAACACCTGATGGTGACCTCACGAAATAGCTAGCCAGCTTATTAGtacattcaacatacatacaaaaattctttaaattaaagaaaattcaaTTGGCAAGTGTACTATAAAAATCGTTCAAACCTTGAAAAGTCTTTTTTAAAAGCAAACCCTTAATTAAAGTTTAGAGTGAAAAAGAAACGAAATATTTTCGCCAAACGTTTGAGATTGACCAATTATGAACTTTCTGCTTCGTACATGCATAATAACGTTGCTCACGCATAATTACCGGGCAGTTAAAATGTTATGGAAAAAGGATCCGAATCAATTATAACAATTAAGACAACGACCTTAAATGGTCCAAAATATAGAGAAATGAAGACAAACGTTGCCTACCATTATCAATCTTTGCTATTACACTACGGAAAAgattaagggcgaaatcacacagggaagaacggcacgtcatgTGCTTgactccccgctgtgggggttctcctacatttcttcaaatatcagATACACCGTTagcgatcactgtcaagcaaggataaaattttaccaaaaacactccagggggtgattttggaacGATGTGTGTTGGGCGTGCCATGAACATGTGCaaggcatgccacattttttagcatgtttaaaagtatttaataaaactaataaacaaacggtaGATAAACGTCAACAACTATCTATCCGGGCATATTCCAAACACATCTTACACGATaattttgcaccatcgtaatggcggaggatccatttacttatattgatgaccaaaatgagcaatatggaaaagtatgaaaacgatcggataagaggcaaactttttcctgaattgtaatcgtaagtgaaacgtaaaggaggtatgtaaaaaaaccaAGTTCCTTCTTGTGTGATTTCGGCGTACGTGTGTTGGATCCTTTTTGCAAAAGTCTATCCAATACCATTCAGAAGCACAAAGCTTTTGTTATCTAAAGCTTAACTTTACAACTCATGCGCACCCTTATCACGCGTCCTAATGTTGggatcaatatatgtaataccaCTGACAATGACGCACAGTGCACTCCACGCGTTccactttttttattaccaagTATTAAAAACTattagtatattaaatttatcgcGCGTTctaaattacacacacacacaccatacACTTCTCGTAAAATTAATGTTCACGCACCGTTGCGAACACTAGAGCCAACTGCATTCTTGCATTGGCGATGCAGCTCACTTGAGTAGCGACCCTGCACCGGCAGCCACTGAAGCCGGACTGATCGCCAGTTTCACTGGTCGACCGGTATTAGcagtatatgtgtgtgtgtgtaggagTCGGTTGTTATCAAAGTCGCGACACCACGTCTGTTATCGAAGGCCTCCGTGACGTCACTTGTGCTTTCCGGCTTTGTGATCGGATCGGTTCCGAAGCATTTGTGATCTCCACCAAGAAAACTATGCTGCTGAAAGTCTCTCAAGTGACTGGAGAATGGAATGCAGCAAGAAGAGCAGATATTGTACATACCAGCGTTATCGGCTTCTTGCTATCTCTAGATAGTACGAATGTTTGTATAAGAATTAGATGAATACCAAGAGAGTATGACTAAAAAAAATGGTCCTATCTGGAGATAGTCCCTTTCGACCATAACttccatattataatatatatcccGAGAGGAATCAGACTTGCAAAATTACAAGAGGGAATCATCCATAAATAACATCTAACCCTAATTCGCAAAAccgataaaatataaaatcaataatttctGGGAATGAAAACAGGAGGGAGGTCAAAATTATGTGACGTCATTTTTAGATGAACTTTGAGgacgaaatcacacaggaagggACGCGACACATGGTGTATACTGGGCATATTCATGGTATGCCCAGTATACACCATTCCAAAATCatccccctggagtgttttcggtaaaattttatccttgtactagctgaacccggcatgcgctgCAAtactacaataacgcatgcaattcccgttcccgttttaggtgatggttggagctcaacttcAAAGcagtgtcgtcataaaccacatggtaacgtggttaccaacgaacacatttccttgactacacaatggcgcttcaaactttcgcgtcggtaaaatcgtaattacgaatattattattaagatgttttttttttcacagtaagcttcccggacatgcatacaataaatcttgAAAGtcccatcgtaatcggttgagtggtttaggagcctatacgagacagacagacagaaagtcagacaaacagacaaacggacttgcttgacagtgattgataatggTGTATCtcgtatttgaagaaatgtaggagaacccccacatcggggagccaagcacacaacGTGCCGTTcctccctgtgtgatttcgccctaaggcATGTTTCAAGAAAGAGTTaccgatttacatatatatttactttacaaTTAGGCTCGAAGGTCAAGTCAAAACttgattttttacatataataaaaatagtaattttatgaTAACAATATTGATGAAAGTTTTTGAAATAGTGCGTGCATATGTCAGGATGTGAATTTTTGATTGATGCACAAAGGATTATTAATACTCGGCTATATGCTACATTTTTGCAGTTTAATTTTGATCTGTGCATTTGAGTGTTAATtactataattaaaattgatgtGAGTATGTCCAAAACTTGAGCAAGATCTTGGCAATTATCTCGAAGCACGATTTGGTCCTGTGGC
This window contains:
- the LOC143909812 gene encoding uncharacterized protein LOC143909812 isoform X2 encodes the protein MQLALVFATMDTSGNASGSNSSNGQGAGEVVELRRELANVHRALRIQSEALARQQQKTGDLTLKLASHNSTAAKRLQARDQQLTALLHALFILEAKLKREQKQINQQLHTKNVQLQLQREQIKKLKQDPLLKNSTYCRNCQHLIGSTSEQTNIETDPEFHSLDSVESHNPNNFERSLSFQEKQQQHFQKNSRLSKSFQLPKSELVNHDNTSSSEEVFESSDACFNQAKGGTYVKNKQAFVRKDVTRRSRKFSGRKHSSAYLDTVQKRQSNRSQVSSSSAEDGAQSEKDSKFRLNEDCSNYDIGEEITKDIERASNRIDELLNASQSSEKTILNDSVQLRLHKNIHREESLSKKIDNLHGIRKQPLSERLSFQDYSTSDNFESKSKKQSNADIDKPWYTNSSDPEPELECHYAIKKEKLNRYRCKSADDILVATFNDTVMNDAMAKIPSEYLPTPTNTCRKTKSKSKSSNDNTTNRKDVPNNSNSKLVNGSFESGNKFDNEPSENWYASASDQDEDQTCEIYKNNPVLECVNQILLQNSLDESTTDNPRPHESASPKASTKRVQFSTLNSISFEEHVKRNGEEILNKSQKDVQRSDIRRSNNKIVKFSLETASEHSYEIPTNSEGFNYEVQSIYSNDYEPIITKPCNIPISNMQKSKLKPVPLPRSINSVNKVNDGSKKVSVVKNMAMSLENKMNANHYVDMEIKVGNSQVVTMCRRKVPRVPPALPPKPKNLVSKFKLNSALPTTTPLLNSETVESIQRKADVPNSRAKHDSVCGSTKSSVGTEPDYCSISEINVPVVSAGKRSMIHSQTSVEIHAEQFSPNIAERRPTIIPKMATISKIAPNRQISDKDIPKLPQVTEIIIPEDDEVKESSPPRIQHDNYPMNSSQHVLTNNKIDNRNSIQMGHSISSILTDIKNRSASMQDVNKCMLLPEHNMKQYATYGEYNYVKSPDKTKLPTFEVADNECEKFDLSQNFEEFKIDDCEFNNMSTAEEYKIGSSDGGSTDSTTDDTNTIPESVKSHDTTSTKKTECLYKIEFTAEDDLKVKKIGSENYESFNKASKLAMKNFSKMSNKPDLLSNIDSVETDSVRYSDLESSNSSSSNCGSYNTVKCEPAMFAKDAANANQTNGTLPFEYFLESSGLSSKSILTPSRPPSSNHKNVLKPKDVKMRSKNTTSLGRVTPLYEKCTNTAIKYIEPYL
- the LOC143909812 gene encoding uncharacterized protein LOC143909812 isoform X1, giving the protein MKFSTGSSSSSLASDSLSRKSTLCIYTDADFLNGPDKMDTSGNASGSNSSNGQGAGEVVELRRELANVHRALRIQSEALARQQQKTGDLTLKLASHNSTAAKRLQARDQQLTALLHALFILEAKLKREQKQINQQLHTKNVQLQLQREQIKKLKQDPLLKNSTYCRNCQHLIGSTSEQTNIETDPEFHSLDSVESHNPNNFERSLSFQEKQQQHFQKNSRLSKSFQLPKSELVNHDNTSSSEEVFESSDACFNQAKGGTYVKNKQAFVRKDVTRRSRKFSGRKHSSAYLDTVQKRQSNRSQVSSSSAEDGAQSEKDSKFRLNEDCSNYDIGEEITKDIERASNRIDELLNASQSSEKTILNDSVQLRLHKNIHREESLSKKIDNLHGIRKQPLSERLSFQDYSTSDNFESKSKKQSNADIDKPWYTNSSDPEPELECHYAIKKEKLNRYRCKSADDILVATFNDTVMNDAMAKIPSEYLPTPTNTCRKTKSKSKSSNDNTTNRKDVPNNSNSKLVNGSFESGNKFDNEPSENWYASASDQDEDQTCEIYKNNPVLECVNQILLQNSLDESTTDNPRPHESASPKASTKRVQFSTLNSISFEEHVKRNGEEILNKSQKDVQRSDIRRSNNKIVKFSLETASEHSYEIPTNSEGFNYEVQSIYSNDYEPIITKPCNIPISNMQKSKLKPVPLPRSINSVNKVNDGSKKVSVVKNMAMSLENKMNANHYVDMEIKVGNSQVVTMCRRKVPRVPPALPPKPKNLVSKFKLNSALPTTTPLLNSETVESIQRKADVPNSRAKHDSVCGSTKSSVGTEPDYCSISEINVPVVSAGKRSMIHSQTSVEIHAEQFSPNIAERRPTIIPKMATISKIAPNRQISDKDIPKLPQVTEIIIPEDDEVKESSPPRIQHDNYPMNSSQHVLTNNKIDNRNSIQMGHSISSILTDIKNRSASMQDVNKCMLLPEHNMKQYATYGEYNYVKSPDKTKLPTFEVADNECEKFDLSQNFEEFKIDDCEFNNMSTAEEYKIGSSDGGSTDSTTDDTNTIPESVKSHDTTSTKKTECLYKIEFTAEDDLKVKKIGSENYESFNKASKLAMKNFSKMSNKPDLLSNIDSVETDSVRYSDLESSNSSSSNCGSYNTVKCEPAMFAKDAANANQTNGTLPFEYFLESSGLSSKSILTPSRPPSSNHKNVLKPKDVKMRSKNTTSLGRVTPLYEKCTNTAIKYIEPYL